In Oscillatoria acuminata PCC 6304, a single window of DNA contains:
- a CDS encoding helix-turn-helix domain-containing protein, translated as MINYMEFSLGHRLRATRQRLGLTQEQVIEQLKDCYGVTMSQQALSCIEHGKRKIDAERELPALAAVYGQAIDSFYQSWTLPAVVEAPSVSGGDLQSLTPEEKFHLAIALLHQVFLNS; from the coding sequence TTGATAAATTACATGGAGTTTTCCCTCGGTCATCGGCTGCGTGCCACCCGGCAACGACTTGGTTTAACTCAGGAACAGGTTATCGAACAGCTTAAAGACTGCTATGGTGTCACGATGAGTCAACAGGCGCTCTCTTGTATTGAACATGGTAAGCGCAAGATTGATGCGGAACGGGAATTACCGGCATTAGCGGCGGTTTATGGTCAGGCGATCGATTCGTTTTACCAGTCCTGGACTCTGCCGGCAGTGGTGGAGGCTCCCTCTGTTTCTGGGGGTGATTTACAGTCTCTGACCCCGGAGGAGAAATTTCATCTGGCGATCGCCCTCCTGCATCAAGTTTTCCTCAATTCGTAG
- a CDS encoding helix-turn-helix transcriptional regulator produces MAFSLGKRLKATRESLGLTQEQVIEQLEIRYGVSLSQQAMSSIENGKRKVDAERELPALAAVYGQAIDSFYDSWGLPEGGKSQKRAFAAPAARSPQDVRAIATVDLEALTKRDMLELAAELIYNVLEEP; encoded by the coding sequence ATGGCGTTCTCCCTCGGCAAGCGTCTTAAGGCTACCCGCGAGTCCCTCGGGTTGACTCAGGAACAGGTTATCGAACAGCTAGAGATTCGCTATGGGGTGAGTCTCAGCCAACAAGCGATGTCCTCGATTGAAAATGGCAAGCGCAAGGTTGATGCGGAAAGGGAATTACCGGCATTAGCGGCAGTGTATGGTCAGGCGATCGATTCATTCTATGATTCCTGGGGGTTGCCGGAGGGTGGGAAATCTCAGAAACGCGCGTTTGCTGCACCGGCTGCGCGATCGCCCCAGGATGTGAGAGCGATCGCCACGGTGGATTTGGAGGCACTCACGAAACGGGATATGTTAGAACTGGCGGCTGAACTGATTTATAATGTTTTAGAAGAACCTTAG
- a CDS encoding UPF0175 family protein, producing MENPHPKTEVKFTLEILPELPEIHRVEAERKAKEAYVMTLLKHADISSGRAARLLGIPRLEVIELMSLYDISPFPMQTREELEREVEQLKRSFEPEQK from the coding sequence ATGGAGAACCCCCATCCCAAAACCGAGGTCAAATTCACCTTGGAAATCCTGCCAGAATTACCGGAAATTCACCGGGTAGAGGCAGAACGTAAAGCCAAAGAAGCCTATGTAATGACTCTACTCAAACACGCGGATATCAGTAGTGGACGTGCTGCCAGACTTCTTGGGATTCCCCGTCTGGAGGTGATTGAGTTGATGAGTTTGTATGATATTTCTCCATTTCCAATGCAAACCCGGGAGGAGTTGGAACGTGAAGTTGAGCAACTCAAGCGGAGTTTTGAGCCGGAACAGAAATGA
- the bioF gene encoding 8-amino-7-oxononanoate synthase, translated as MSRNPYGWIEESLRTIHRANWYRSVQEITGTPGALLRIDGQELINFASNDYLGLAGDSRVMAAAIEATQLYGTGATGSRLITGHRPIHGELERAIASLKQTEDAIVFSSGYLANLGAISALVGKRDLILSDQYNHASLKNGAILSGATVLEYEHGDMEGLKFLLKSHRKAYRRCLILTDTVFSMDGDLCPLPQVLELSETYGCMLLVDEAHGTGVFGDRGAGAVEYFGCTGRGLIQMGTLSKALGSLGGYVAGTAALVDFLRNRAGSWIYTTGLSPADTAAGLGAIAIVNQEPQRRAKLWQNVKYLKQLLAESVPSVASRLLPSESPILCLQVPDAQTVLAVGEELKAAGILVGAVRPPTVPTSRIRVTVMATHEKAHCERLVEGLQSLLKS; from the coding sequence ATGTCAAGGAATCCTTATGGTTGGATAGAAGAATCGCTCCGGACGATTCATCGGGCGAATTGGTATCGTTCGGTGCAAGAAATAACAGGAACTCCTGGGGCGCTGCTGCGGATAGATGGGCAAGAGTTGATTAATTTTGCGAGTAATGATTATCTGGGTTTGGCGGGGGATAGTCGGGTGATGGCGGCGGCTATAGAAGCAACTCAATTGTATGGGACGGGGGCGACGGGTTCGCGGTTGATTACGGGGCATCGTCCGATTCATGGGGAGTTGGAACGGGCGATCGCATCCCTGAAACAAACGGAGGATGCGATTGTTTTTAGTTCGGGTTATTTAGCGAATTTGGGGGCAATTTCGGCTTTGGTGGGAAAGCGGGATTTAATTTTGTCGGATCAATACAATCATGCGAGTTTGAAAAATGGCGCAATTTTGAGTGGTGCGACAGTTTTAGAGTATGAACATGGGGATATGGAGGGATTGAAATTTCTGTTGAAATCCCATCGAAAGGCTTATCGGCGCTGTTTGATTTTGACGGATACGGTGTTTAGTATGGATGGGGATTTATGTCCTCTACCCCAAGTATTAGAGTTGTCTGAAACTTATGGTTGTATGCTGTTAGTGGATGAGGCGCATGGTACGGGGGTATTTGGGGACCGGGGTGCGGGGGCGGTGGAATATTTTGGTTGTACGGGGCGGGGTTTGATTCAAATGGGAACCCTGAGTAAGGCGTTAGGGAGTTTGGGGGGATATGTGGCAGGAACTGCGGCGTTAGTTGATTTTCTGCGAAATCGGGCGGGGAGTTGGATTTATACCACAGGACTTTCCCCGGCAGATACGGCAGCAGGGTTAGGGGCGATCGCGATTGTGAATCAGGAACCGCAACGACGAGCGAAATTGTGGCAAAATGTCAAGTACCTTAAACAGTTGCTGGCAGAGAGTGTACCCTCGGTGGCATCCAGGTTACTGCCCTCAGAGTCCCCGATTCTGTGTTTGCAAGTCCCTGATGCTCAAACGGTTTTAGCCGTGGGCGAGGAACTCAAAGCTGCCGGTATTTTAGTGGGTGCTGTCCGTCCCCCGACGGTCCCAACCAGCCGGATCCGGGTGACGGTGATGGCAACTCACGAAAAGGCTCACTGTGAGCGACTTGTGGAAGGGTTGCAGTCTCTCTTAAAATCCTGA
- a CDS encoding tetratricopeptide repeat protein, translating into MNRTLNAAFPALGLTIALMGGPGLLPMLAVPEAVAQTRPQDFLTEGVQKLEAEDYEGAIADFTRAIELDPTLVDAYTARGIARHRSEDYVGAVEDFTEVLEIQPENSQVYGLRALDYLYLREYQAAIADLNRVIEENPDDADAYMLRAEAQTELGEFQPAIRDYNRAIELSPDNPTFYRRRGQSRARSGDYPGSIEDFNRVIDLDANDALAYVFRGNAYDDIGESEAALADYEKALELDPTLAQAYYNRGITRRRLEDYQGAIADYTKAIKINPTDANSLLNRGVVYALLEEFPDAIADYTQAIRFNPNLGEAYYNRGLTYQQMGDAQSARADFQQAAQLYQQQGLTAKYQDAIEAIENLTQ; encoded by the coding sequence ATGAACCGAACGTTAAATGCTGCTTTTCCTGCTTTGGGACTGACGATCGCCCTGATGGGAGGTCCGGGACTATTGCCGATGTTGGCTGTCCCGGAGGCAGTTGCCCAAACTCGCCCTCAAGATTTCCTGACGGAGGGGGTGCAGAAGTTGGAGGCGGAAGACTACGAGGGGGCGATCGCGGATTTTACCCGGGCGATCGAGTTAGATCCAACTTTAGTGGATGCTTATACAGCCCGAGGGATTGCCCGTCACCGCAGTGAGGACTATGTGGGTGCGGTGGAAGACTTTACGGAAGTGCTGGAAATCCAGCCCGAAAATAGTCAAGTTTATGGATTACGGGCTTTAGATTATTTATATTTAAGAGAGTATCAGGCGGCGATCGCGGATTTGAATCGGGTGATTGAGGAGAATCCTGATGATGCTGATGCGTATATGCTCAGGGCAGAGGCACAGACGGAACTAGGAGAGTTTCAGCCAGCGATTCGAGATTATAACCGGGCGATCGAACTGTCACCGGATAACCCCACATTTTATAGAAGACGGGGGCAAAGTCGCGCCCGGAGTGGGGATTATCCCGGAAGTATCGAAGATTTTAATCGCGTCATTGACCTGGATGCCAATGATGCCCTTGCCTATGTGTTTCGGGGAAATGCTTATGACGATATAGGGGAGAGTGAAGCCGCCCTCGCCGATTACGAGAAAGCCTTGGAACTGGACCCGACTTTAGCTCAAGCCTATTATAATCGGGGGATTACCCGGCGGCGGTTGGAAGATTATCAGGGGGCGATCGCGGATTATACGAAGGCGATCAAGATTAATCCGACTGATGCCAATTCCTTATTAAATCGGGGGGTTGTTTATGCTTTATTGGAAGAATTTCCTGATGCGATCGCCGACTATACCCAAGCCATTCGGTTTAATCCCAACTTAGGAGAAGCCTATTATAATCGCGGGCTGACTTACCAACAGATGGGGGACGCGCAATCAGCGCGGGCGGATTTTCAACAAGCCGCGCAACTCTATCAACAACAAGGATTGACGGCAAAATATCAAGATGCGATCGAGGCGATTGAAAATCTGACGCAGTAA
- a CDS encoding S-layer homology domain-containing protein produces the protein MLLKPVSVSLTAIALVIGLSACANSPNSETLERTFAADPLLEENEGNLVPPPPPPGPALEGVETSSELPEDFPDTLPPYPNAEFIRTIAPNETPESTEAEAGVVTLWQTSDSPEQVLNFYEQQFNQPNWEILPQANQTGPQPNLIARHELDLLVNIDLAPEMSSAENLPERVEFLISYVRANPAETTGGTPGSQPPNSIALEAATPVSQPASEPSATAATPTAIEQVPEQLRPYLSDLEKMGIAIAQPSGNPSTNSTESTVDLNQGITRKQFARWLLEVNNKIYANQAGKQIRLAPATANPAFSDVNANHPDFSVIQGLAEAGIIPSALSGDSSATTFRPDAIITREQLLVWKVPLDLRSNLPSATVDAIQQSWGFQDAGKIDPNALRAVYADYQNGERSNIRRAFGYTTLFQPKKEVTRAEAAAALWFFGLQGEGLTVPDAMENSSPVAR, from the coding sequence ATGTTGTTAAAACCTGTATCGGTATCCCTTACTGCGATCGCCCTGGTGATCGGATTGAGTGCCTGTGCCAACAGTCCGAATAGCGAAACCTTAGAACGGACTTTTGCTGCGGATCCGCTGCTGGAAGAGAATGAGGGAAATTTAGTGCCACCGCCACCGCCTCCGGGTCCCGCCTTGGAAGGAGTGGAAACTTCCTCTGAACTTCCCGAGGATTTCCCAGATACCCTCCCCCCCTATCCCAATGCGGAATTTATTCGGACGATCGCCCCGAATGAGACTCCAGAATCCACCGAAGCGGAGGCGGGGGTTGTCACCTTATGGCAAACTTCAGACAGTCCCGAACAAGTGCTCAACTTTTATGAACAACAGTTTAATCAGCCGAATTGGGAAATCTTACCCCAAGCCAATCAAACTGGACCCCAGCCGAATTTGATAGCGCGTCACGAGTTAGATTTATTGGTGAATATTGACCTTGCACCCGAAATGAGCAGCGCGGAAAATCTTCCGGAGAGGGTAGAATTTCTGATTAGTTATGTTCGCGCTAATCCGGCTGAAACCACCGGAGGAACCCCGGGATCTCAACCCCCCAACTCGATCGCCCTTGAAGCGGCAACCCCAGTCTCTCAACCCGCCTCGGAACCTTCGGCAACCGCCGCCACTCCCACTGCAATAGAACAGGTTCCGGAACAGTTGCGACCCTATCTGAGTGACTTAGAAAAAATGGGCATTGCGATCGCCCAACCCTCCGGGAATCCCAGTACAAATTCCACAGAATCTACAGTGGATCTCAACCAAGGGATTACTCGAAAGCAATTTGCGCGATGGTTGTTAGAAGTCAATAATAAAATCTATGCCAACCAAGCGGGAAAACAGATACGATTAGCACCTGCTACGGCTAACCCAGCCTTTTCTGACGTCAACGCTAATCATCCCGATTTCTCCGTGATTCAAGGATTAGCGGAAGCGGGGATTATTCCCAGTGCATTGAGTGGAGATAGTAGCGCCACCACATTTCGTCCCGATGCCATTATCACCCGAGAACAATTGCTGGTGTGGAAAGTGCCGTTAGATCTCCGCAGCAATTTACCCAGCGCAACCGTGGATGCGATTCAGCAAAGCTGGGGGTTCCAAGATGCGGGTAAAATTGACCCGAATGCATTGCGGGCAGTGTATGCCGATTATCAGAATGGGGAACGGTCGAATATTCGCCGTGCTTTTGGTTATACCACCTTATTTCAACCGAAAAAAGAGGTAACTCGGGCTGAAGCGGCGGCGGCTTTGTGGTTTTTTGGGCTCCAAGGGGAAGGACTAACGGTTCCCGATGCAATGGAAAATTCGAGTCCTGTAGCACGGTAA
- a CDS encoding YdcF family protein, translated as MSQRLSVGQKFWRLFLTTVLVILVGWIPVQIAIARLIVPLPQAIVVLEGHPHRMTFAAQFWQQQPQLDIWLSGIGVDNPGYRQIFQNAGVPESQLYFEVRSTDTVKNFTDMREELVARGLRHVYLITSDYHIRRSWAIAFFVFGSRGMIITPIAVPSPGVSSESPERVFRDCLRSILWIFTGYSGADLNPNLP; from the coding sequence GTGAGTCAACGCTTATCAGTGGGTCAAAAATTTTGGAGGTTATTCCTCACTACGGTACTGGTGATCCTCGTGGGATGGATTCCGGTGCAAATTGCGATCGCCCGCCTGATCGTCCCGCTTCCTCAAGCTATTGTAGTTTTAGAAGGACATCCCCACCGGATGACTTTTGCAGCCCAGTTTTGGCAGCAACAGCCCCAGTTGGATATCTGGCTGTCAGGAATTGGAGTGGATAATCCGGGCTATCGTCAGATTTTCCAGAACGCGGGAGTCCCGGAATCGCAACTGTATTTTGAAGTGCGATCAACCGATACAGTGAAAAATTTTACGGATATGCGTGAAGAGTTGGTTGCCCGGGGTTTGCGCCATGTGTATTTAATCACGTCGGATTATCATATTCGCCGATCCTGGGCGATCGCCTTTTTCGTGTTTGGCAGTCGCGGGATGATCATCACCCCGATTGCCGTCCCTTCGCCGGGGGTGTCCTCCGAGTCCCCGGAACGAGTTTTTCGCGACTGCTTGCGTTCCATTCTGTGGATCTTTACCGGGTATTCCGGGGCAGATCTCAATCCCAATTTGCCCTAA
- a CDS encoding M42 family metallopeptidase, which yields MSVLEYNRLFETIETLVLHHSPSGDEGEIDRWLLKRFQEIGVQVWQDAAGNVIAKTPGRPGGKSLAITGHKDEIGAVVKTIEPTGLVQVRKLGGSFPWIYGEGVVDFLGDRQVVSGILSFGSRHISHESPQQAFQKDKPLNWEDVWVETKCTPEALAEAGVRPGTRMVVGKHRKKPIRMGDYIASYTLDNKASVAVLLALAETVKNPPGDIYWVASAKEEVGAVGALYFTNRQQLDALIALEICPVAPEYPIAEGEVPVLLSQDGYGIYDEGLNREIRQAAEQGAVALQLATISGFGSDASIAMKFGHVARAACLSFPTQNTHGYEIAHLGAIANCIRILQRYCLQE from the coding sequence ATGTCAGTGTTAGAGTATAATCGCTTATTTGAAACAATTGAAACCCTAGTGTTGCATCATTCGCCCAGTGGGGATGAGGGGGAAATCGATCGCTGGTTATTGAAGCGATTTCAGGAGATTGGGGTGCAGGTGTGGCAGGATGCAGCAGGAAATGTGATTGCCAAAACTCCGGGACGCCCGGGGGGAAAGTCCCTGGCGATTACGGGACATAAGGATGAAATCGGGGCAGTCGTCAAAACCATTGAACCCACGGGACTTGTGCAAGTCCGCAAATTGGGCGGTTCGTTCCCTTGGATTTATGGGGAGGGGGTGGTGGATTTTTTAGGCGATCGCCAGGTTGTCAGTGGCATCCTCAGTTTTGGGTCCCGTCACATTTCCCACGAATCCCCCCAACAGGCATTTCAGAAAGATAAACCCCTAAATTGGGAAGATGTCTGGGTGGAAACCAAATGCACTCCGGAAGCATTAGCAGAGGCAGGGGTGCGTCCCGGTACTCGGATGGTGGTGGGCAAACATCGTAAAAAACCCATTCGCATGGGGGATTATATCGCCAGTTACACCCTAGACAATAAAGCCTCGGTGGCAGTTCTGTTAGCCCTAGCGGAAACGGTGAAGAATCCTCCGGGGGATATTTATTGGGTGGCATCGGCGAAGGAAGAAGTCGGGGCAGTGGGGGCCTTGTATTTTACCAATCGCCAACAGTTAGATGCTTTAATTGCTTTAGAAATTTGTCCCGTAGCCCCGGAATATCCGATCGCCGAGGGGGAAGTGCCGGTGTTGCTGTCTCAGGATGGGTATGGGATTTACGATGAAGGGTTGAATCGGGAAATTCGGCAGGCGGCAGAACAAGGGGCAGTCGCCTTGCAACTGGCAACCATTAGCGGATTTGGCAGTGATGCCTCCATCGCCATGAAATTCGGTCATGTCGCCCGGGCCGCCTGTTTGAGTTTTCCCACCCAGAATACCCACGGCTATGAAATTGCTCATCTCGGGGCGATCGCCAACTGCATTCGGATTCTCCAACGGTACTGCCTCCAGGAATAA
- a CDS encoding ABC1 kinase family protein yields MVVKTAPKPLRWQRSNYSLIGRQLDIFSSAAQFMFYLWWDDKVARNAPHHRYRRAEWLVGTLLDLGPTFIKIGQALSTRADILPKEYVKALTTLQDQVPEFSSVEAIAVIESELGNSLYSLFRDFDEFPIAAASLGQVHKARLHTGEDVVIKVQRPGLEKLFQLDFQALQDLVKICNRFFPWTRKYELQEIYQEFVNFLAQEIDYVQEGKNADRFRENFRDYSNIIVPKIYWRYTSRKILAMEYLPGIKINDRQTLESCGIDVKQVNVLGICCYLKQLLEDGFFQADPHPGNMAVNQEGSLIFYDFGMMAEMKSLAKDRMIRTFFAVLKKDTEAVLASLIDMGLVVPVPDMKPVRRMITFLLENFTEKPLEIKALRELRSELYAMFQQQPFRLPAQMTFILKSLTTLDGIARTLDPQYNPVACAKPFIRRVTMARGKTSLISGLTQQAREFVQYRLQQPRQGEIIRRMEQRIERGELEFRVRSLESDRLLKRINLGIKSLIYACISGFFLVAGAVLLIGTYLGGAIAFFTLSGFTFLIFLHSLLKLSVQEKFDNFSE; encoded by the coding sequence ATGGTGGTAAAGACGGCTCCGAAACCACTCCGGTGGCAACGCTCTAACTATTCTTTGATAGGGCGTCAGCTTGATATTTTTAGCTCTGCTGCCCAGTTCATGTTCTATTTGTGGTGGGATGACAAGGTGGCTCGCAATGCCCCCCATCACCGCTATCGACGGGCAGAATGGTTAGTCGGCACCCTCCTGGATTTAGGCCCGACTTTTATTAAAATCGGTCAAGCCCTCTCGACCCGGGCCGATATTCTCCCCAAAGAATACGTTAAAGCCTTGACAACCTTGCAGGATCAGGTCCCGGAATTTAGTTCCGTTGAGGCGATCGCCGTCATTGAATCCGAACTCGGGAACTCCCTTTACTCCCTCTTCCGCGATTTTGATGAATTCCCCATCGCGGCTGCAAGTCTGGGTCAGGTCCACAAAGCTCGCCTCCATACTGGGGAAGATGTGGTCATCAAAGTTCAGCGTCCTGGGTTAGAAAAATTATTTCAACTCGATTTTCAAGCATTGCAAGACCTCGTGAAAATTTGCAATCGCTTTTTCCCCTGGACTCGTAAATACGAACTCCAAGAAATTTATCAGGAATTCGTTAATTTTCTGGCTCAAGAAATCGATTACGTTCAAGAAGGCAAAAATGCCGATCGCTTTCGAGAAAATTTTAGAGATTACTCTAATATCATCGTTCCTAAAATCTATTGGCGCTACACCAGTCGCAAGATTTTGGCGATGGAATATTTACCGGGCATCAAAATTAACGATCGCCAAACCTTAGAATCCTGTGGCATTGATGTCAAGCAAGTCAATGTCCTGGGGATTTGCTGTTATCTCAAACAACTCTTAGAAGATGGTTTCTTTCAGGCCGACCCCCATCCGGGGAATATGGCGGTCAATCAGGAAGGAAGTCTCATCTTTTACGATTTTGGCATGATGGCTGAAATGAAATCTCTGGCCAAAGACCGGATGATTCGCACGTTCTTTGCCGTCTTAAAAAAAGATACAGAAGCGGTTCTGGCGAGCTTAATTGATATGGGTTTAGTCGTCCCCGTTCCGGATATGAAACCCGTGCGCCGGATGATTACCTTTTTATTAGAAAATTTCACGGAAAAGCCCCTAGAAATTAAGGCATTACGGGAACTGCGAAGCGAGTTGTATGCAATGTTTCAGCAGCAACCGTTTCGCTTACCGGCCCAAATGACGTTTATTCTCAAATCCCTCACTACCCTTGATGGAATTGCCCGCACGTTAGACCCCCAATATAATCCCGTTGCCTGTGCTAAACCGTTCATTCGCCGGGTGACAATGGCCCGAGGTAAAACCAGTTTGATTAGCGGACTGACTCAACAGGCGCGAGAGTTTGTCCAATATCGATTACAACAACCCCGGCAAGGAGAAATTATCCGTCGGATGGAACAACGGATTGAACGGGGGGAGTTGGAATTTCGCGTCCGGTCCTTGGAAAGCGATCGCCTCCTCAAACGCATCAATCTCGGGATTAAAAGTTTAATTTATGCTTGCATCAGTGGCTTTTTTCTGGTAGCAGGTGCAGTCTTGTTGATTGGGACCTATCTAGGCGGGGCGATCGCCTTCTTTACCCTCTCCGGTTTCACGTTTCTGATTTTTCTGCACTCTCTACTGAAACTATCGGTTCAAGAAAAGTTTGATAACTTCTCAGAATAA
- a CDS encoding GAF domain-containing sensor histidine kinase, whose product MAESFTIHLSSPVLRPESPARFMQEFHCADLGRQIAQILLTQTETGSVLRGILEWVGSLFPADCCLMVVRDPQDQGLQTHIWQSPGPNAPFLPEELANLQGVNWLEILAGANLVAISDTQRAWREVFGVEAGVPVRRILAITTRFQGEINGAIIVMRGCLRVGLKRKRASEGKARVENLEQSQGSYWTSMEMMNLTALSEQVAIAFNQVLQTQAVGSLEEQVRQKEKYQTLIHELTIAIHRGADIERILQMAIPSLAETLQADRGRILLLKYADPLFKPGVQPSNRLATSRDGDSERPPDSAAPRIPKAKVTVVSDSIPQAQEDLESFTPLSEGQSSGVPGASSFWLSECYWCQQAFLAAPSSLAIGDRRTLLALNPAIGTSPIFSPETMPALLTFPLVGITSAGSGPGKVLGFLVLEHSTPRQWQVEELRLVELVAAQLSTAILHRQTMQQVQALVEERTAQLQRSLDVQAKLYEKTRQQIDQLRQLNQLKDEFLTTLSHELNTPLTSMKVAIQMLRQPGITPDRQTRYLDILESEWRRESNLVRDLLKLQEYESNQATIHVQNLDLKLVLNEIVNSFQNKFEEKGLNLSLDLPKRAPKGIGKKFFKLNTDAESFERILHELLTNAGKYSDPGTTVYLRAAHQIDLQQNQVIVTLTNTGAGISPEDLPHIFEKFRRGQGVTQQAIGGTGLGLALVKCLVQHLNGSITVSSEPMKNSTAWETCFTLTLPQLVDISLA is encoded by the coding sequence ATGGCTGAGTCTTTTACTATACACCTGAGTTCACCCGTTCTGAGGCCCGAATCCCCGGCTCGATTCATGCAAGAGTTCCACTGCGCTGATTTAGGGAGACAAATTGCCCAAATCCTCCTGACGCAAACCGAGACCGGGAGTGTGTTGCGCGGCATCCTGGAGTGGGTTGGCTCTTTATTTCCCGCTGATTGTTGTCTGATGGTGGTTCGAGACCCCCAAGACCAAGGACTACAGACCCACATTTGGCAATCCCCAGGCCCTAATGCCCCGTTTCTGCCCGAGGAATTGGCAAATCTGCAAGGAGTGAATTGGTTAGAAATCCTAGCCGGTGCAAACCTTGTGGCGATTTCTGATACCCAGAGGGCTTGGAGAGAGGTCTTCGGGGTTGAGGCAGGAGTGCCAGTACGCAGAATCTTGGCCATCACTACCCGCTTTCAGGGTGAGATTAATGGAGCCATTATTGTGATGCGTGGATGTCTTCGAGTCGGGCTCAAACGCAAGCGGGCCTCAGAAGGGAAAGCCCGGGTGGAAAATTTGGAGCAATCTCAGGGGTCATATTGGACCTCTATGGAAATGATGAACCTAACGGCCCTGTCCGAACAAGTGGCGATCGCTTTCAATCAGGTCCTCCAGACTCAGGCAGTCGGGTCCTTAGAAGAACAGGTTCGGCAGAAAGAAAAATATCAAACCCTGATTCACGAGCTCACGATCGCAATTCATCGCGGGGCCGATATTGAACGAATACTTCAGATGGCAATCCCTAGTCTGGCTGAAACGTTGCAAGCTGATCGCGGTCGCATCCTGCTCTTGAAATATGCCGACCCCCTGTTTAAACCAGGCGTCCAGCCCAGCAACCGCCTCGCCACTTCCCGAGACGGTGATTCCGAACGACCCCCGGATTCGGCAGCCCCGCGCATTCCTAAAGCTAAAGTAACGGTTGTCTCTGACAGTATCCCCCAGGCCCAAGAGGATCTAGAGTCTTTCACCCCCCTTTCCGAGGGTCAGTCCTCCGGTGTCCCGGGCGCTAGCTCGTTTTGGTTGTCCGAATGTTACTGGTGTCAGCAAGCCTTTTTAGCGGCCCCCAGTTCCTTGGCGATCGGCGATCGCCGGACCCTACTCGCCCTCAATCCGGCGATCGGCACCTCCCCAATCTTCTCTCCAGAAACCATGCCGGCCCTACTCACCTTTCCCTTAGTCGGGATTACCAGTGCCGGATCTGGCCCAGGCAAGGTTTTGGGCTTTCTCGTCCTCGAACACAGTACACCCCGTCAGTGGCAAGTCGAGGAACTCCGTCTGGTTGAATTAGTAGCGGCCCAATTGAGCACCGCGATCCTCCACCGGCAAACCATGCAGCAAGTTCAGGCATTGGTCGAAGAACGCACCGCTCAATTACAGCGCTCTTTGGACGTTCAAGCCAAACTCTATGAAAAAACCCGTCAGCAAATCGACCAACTGCGCCAGTTAAATCAACTCAAGGACGAATTCCTCACCACCCTCTCCCACGAACTCAATACCCCCCTCACCAGCATGAAGGTCGCCATCCAGATGTTGCGGCAACCGGGAATTACCCCCGATCGCCAAACCCGTTATCTGGATATCCTAGAGTCGGAATGGCGCAGAGAAAGCAATTTAGTCCGCGATTTGCTCAAACTTCAGGAGTATGAGTCCAATCAAGCAACTATTCATGTCCAAAACCTGGACCTGAAACTCGTTCTCAACGAAATCGTTAACTCATTTCAAAACAAATTTGAGGAAAAAGGATTAAATCTCAGCTTGGACTTGCCCAAACGCGCCCCCAAAGGGATTGGCAAGAAATTTTTTAAACTTAACACGGATGCCGAAAGTTTCGAGCGGATCCTGCACGAACTGCTCACCAATGCGGGGAAATATTCCGACCCGGGGACCACGGTTTATTTACGAGCGGCTCACCAAATTGATTTACAACAAAACCAAGTGATCGTGACCTTAACCAATACAGGTGCAGGAATCTCTCCCGAGGACCTCCCCCATATTTTTGAAAAGTTTCGTCGGGGTCAAGGAGTCACCCAACAGGCGATCGGGGGCACCGGCTTAGGATTGGCCCTGGTTAAATGTTTGGTTCAGCACCTCAATGGTTCGATTACCGTCTCCAGCGAACCGATGAAAAACTCCACCGCTTGGGAAACCTGCTTTACCCTGACCTTACCCCAGTTGGTGGACATTTCCCTCGCTTAG